GAAGGGCAAGGAGCGCTTGTGGAGAAGGACGAGGGAACGCCGCGTCTGTTGTTTCTTGCAAGAAGAGGCCCTTCCGTACCTGCCTTTCCCTTTGCGTCTTTGCGTGAGAAGCCCTTGATCTTGCCCTTATACGCGGTGATCTCGAACCCCTGACCTTGGGGAGGTTCCCGTGCTTCTGTACTCTCTGGATCTCGCAGGCGTGGCGGTCTTCGCCGCCAGCGGCGTGATGGCAGCCCGGGATCGGGATCTCGATCTGTTCGGGATCGTGGTCGTTGCGATGCTGACGGCGATCGGGGGCGGAACGCTCCGGGACCTTCTGCTGAACCGTCATCCCATCTTCTGGATCGTCGACACCGGGTACCTCGCCGTCATCCTCGCGGCCACGGCGGCCACGATCGCCTATCTGCGCTTCCGGCCGCTGCCGGGGATCTCGTTCTTGGTGGCCGATGCGCTGGGATTGGCGCTCTTTGCCATGTCGGGCGCCCACCTGGCGTTGACGGCGCAGCACTCTCCTCTCATCGTGGTGCTCATGGGCACCATGACCGGCGTGACCGGCGGCATCCTGCGAGACGTCATCACGGCGCGGGTGCCGCTGGTCCTGCAAAGAGAGATCTACGCGACGGCGGCGATCGCCGGGATCGTCGTGTGCCTGGCGTTGCGGGCCGTGGGGGTGCCAGACACGGCGGCGTTCGGAGTCGGGTTCGCGACGGCGGCGGCGCTGCGGCT
This window of the Thermodesulfobacteriota bacterium genome carries:
- a CDS encoding trimeric intracellular cation channel family protein → MLLYSLDLAGVAVFAASGVMAARDRDLDLFGIVVVAMLTAIGGGTLRDLLLNRHPIFWIVDTGYLAVILAATAATIAYLRFRPLPGISFLVADALGLALFAMSGAHLALTAQHSPLIVVLMGTMTGVTGGILRDVITARVPLVLQREIYATAAIAGIVVCLALRAVGVPDTAAFGVGFATAAALRL